The segment GCGCCTGCCATAAATCCGGCGCCCTTTCGTTTGAATAGTTTTTCGGCAAGAATCGGTTCGCCCGCCATAATGTCGCGCCGCGCAATGGACCCCAAAAACTGATCGAGACGCTTTTTTTGTTGTTTTTCATCATCGACGACGATGAATTTCTTGTTCAGGGATTTTTCTTCCCAGCCCTGCCATGCGACAACGTCCAAAATTATTTTGGAGCCGCTCACAATTGACTTGGTCGCAACCAGAACCTTAAACGTTTTCGCTTTGGCCTGCTTATTCAGTTAATCAAGCTTTTCCTCACCGGAAAAGCGCTGAATCAAATATGTGCTGACGCCCGC is part of the Rhodospirillaceae bacterium genome and harbors:
- a CDS encoding Flp pilus assembly protein CpaB; translation: MSGSKIILDVVAWQGWEEKSLNKKFIVVDDEKQQKKRLDQFLGSIARRDIMAGEPILAEKLFKRKGAGFMAGA